A stretch of Pangasianodon hypophthalmus isolate fPanHyp1 chromosome 9, fPanHyp1.pri, whole genome shotgun sequence DNA encodes these proteins:
- the slc5a12 gene encoding sodium-coupled monocarboxylate transporter 2 gives MGLPNGAVGTFQVWDYVVFACLFVVSSGIGVFFAIKERNKVSSKAFLVGGRQLTCGPVALSLTASFMSAVTVIGTPSDVYRFGASFIIFGIAYTLMVIFTAEVYLPVFYRSGITSTYEYLELRFSKLVRMAATVIYTVQTVLYTGVVVYAPALALNQVTGFNLWGSIFATGIVCTFYCTLGGLKAVVWSDAFQMVVMVAGFLTVLVQGTHVSGGISAVWETAQAGQRLNVFDFDLSPLRRHTFWTVSVGGMFTWLGIYGVNQSTIQRCISCKTETHARCALYLNLLGLLLIVFCGVVSGLIMYAFYSRCDPWTAGFLSAPDQLMPYFVLEVLGNFPGLPGLYVACAFSGTLSTVAASINALATVTYEDFVSQYYRNLSNKAAMWISKALCVMFGVICTSMAVAASNMGAVLQAALSIHGMCGGPTLGLFSLGIFFPFTNTMGAIGGLILGISLSFWVGVGAFIHPASPNSTHPLPLSIENCNLLNTTATNSTQTASSDTGSVLAESWYSMSYLYYSAVGFLATVIGGLLITLITGPTKPQEVKPGLIRPVCDLFCFWSEKYRTLCWCGVNHAEDKVELDGVDFGTAWENHSDQDIKSEINGSKDEAYINAAFVPDKAGQVLSKQL, from the exons ATGGGACTTCCAAATGGTGCTGTGGGAACGTTCCAAGTGTGGGACTATGTGGTGTTTGCTTGCCTGTTTGTGGTATCTTCTGGTATTGGAGTCTTCTTTGCCATAAAGGAGAGGAACAAGGTGTCGTCAAAAGCATTTTTGGTTGGAGGACGGCAGCTGACCTGTGGTCCAGTGGCACTCTCTCTCACAGCCAGTTTCATGTCAGCAGTGACTGTTATTGGAACTCCTTCAGATGTGTACCGCTTTGGGGCTTCATTTATTATCTTTGGCATTGCCTACACATTGATGGTGATCTTCACAGCAGAGGTCTATCTTCCCGTGTTTTACCGGTCAGGCATCACCAGTACATATGAG TATCTAGAGCTACGCTTCTCTAAGCTGGTCCGTATGGCTGCTACTGTCATTTACACAGTGCAAACG GTTTTGTACACAGGAGTAGTAGTTTATGCTCCAGCTCTAGCTCTTAATCAAG TGACAGGGTTTAATCTCTGGGGATCCATATTTGCTACTGGAATTGTCTGCACCTTCTACTGTACACTG GGAGGACTAAAGGCTGTAGTTTGGTCCGATGCCTTCcagatggtggtgatggtggctGGTTTTCTCACTGTGCTAGTGCAGGGCACGCATGTAAGTGGAGGAATCAGTGCAGTATGGGAGACAGCACAGGCTGGACAGAGACTAAACGTGTTTGA CTTTGACCTCAGTCCTCTGAGACGTCACACGTTCTGGACAGTCTCTGTTGGGGGCATGTTCACATGGCTGGGCATCTATGGTGTAAATCAGTCCACCATCCAGAGGTGTATTTCCTGTAAGACAGAGACCCATGCTCGCTG tGCTCTCTATCTGAATCTGCTGGGTCTCTTGTTGATTGTCTTCTGTGGTGTGGTCTCAGGACTCATCATGTACGCTTTTTACTCCCGTTGTGACCCCTGGACAGCTGGCTTTTTGTCAGCTCCTGACCAG CTCATGCCATACTTTGTACTAGAAGTATTGGGCAACTTTCCAGGTCTGCCTGGGCTGTATGTGGCTTGTGCTTTCAGTGGGACCCTCAG CACAGTGGCTGCCAGTATCAACGCCCTGGCCACAGTGACATATGAAGACTTTGTGAGCCAGTATTACAGAAACCTCTCCAACAAAGCAGCTATGTGGATCAGTAAAGCCCTGT GTGTGATGTTTGGAGTAATCTGTACCAGCATGGCAGTAGCAGCATCAAACATGGGAGCAGTTTTGCAG GCTGCTCTCAGTATCCATGGCATGTGTGGCGGGCCAACGCTTGGTCTCTTCTCCTTAGGAATTTTCTTCCCTTTCACAAACACTATG GGGGCTATTGGAGGTCTGATACTGGGAATTTCTTTGTCCTTCTGGGTGGGAGTGGGAGCCTTCATCCACCCTGCTTCCCCCAACAGCACCCACCCCCTGCCTCTGAGCATAGAGAACTGTAACCTACTGAACACCACAGCTACCAACAGCACTCAGACAGCCAGCTCAGACACAGG ATCTGTGCTGGCTGAGTCCTGGTACTCCATGTCCTATCTGTACTATAGTGCAGTGGGTTTTCTGGCCACAGTTATAGGAGGCCTGCTCATCACGCTGATAACAG GCCCCACTAAGCCACAGGAGGTGAAGCCTGGGCTGATTCGGCCAGTGTGTGACCTGTTCTGCTTTTGGTCAGAGAAATACAGGACATTGTGCTGGTGTGGTGTCAACCACGCAGAGGACAAAGTG gaattGGATGGTGTGGATTTTGGAACAGCATGGGAGAATCACTCAGATCAGGACATTAAAAGTGAGATAAATGGAAGCAAGGAtgaggcttatattaatgcagcTTTTGTCCCAGACAAAGCTGGCCAAGTTCTGTCAAAACAGCTATAA
- the fibina gene encoding fin bud initiation factor — translation MLPVSQLLALALLSFPVYNAVYTGPLQPEMSNGTFHHFFVPDGDYEETEDPEKCQMLFKWLDRSPCLAEEDRDSVIRDDFISIKQQVEDAARVLESLGRSISYDLDGEDTYSKYLRREIDQITEAFSGVEKSLIELEVKFKQGQESEQREEQEFTKTLMNPMQSVRSSLQDTLDISSGLKDKHELISLIIRSHGTRLNRLKNEYLNI, via the coding sequence ATGCTGCCTGTTTCCCAGCTGCTCGCTTTAGCCCTGCTTTCATTCCCCGTTTATAACGCGGTGTACACGGGCCCTCTACAGCCTGAGATGTCAAACGGCACCTTTCACCACTTCTTCGTTCCAGACGGCGACTACGAGGAGACCGAGGACCCGGAGAAGTGCCAGATGCTGTTTAAGTGGCTGGACCGCTCGCCGTGTTTAGCCGAGGAGGACCGGGACTCGGTGATCCGCGACGACTTCATCAGCATCAAGCAACAGGTCGAGGACGCGGCGCGAGTTCTGGAGAGTCTCGGGAGAAGTATCTCATACGATCTGGATGGAGAGGATACGTACAGCAAGTACCTGAGGAGAGAGATCGATCAAATAACTGAGGCGTTTTCTGGCGTCGAGAAATCGCTCATCGAGCTCGAGGTGAAATTCAAGCAAGGTCAGGAGTCGGAGCAGAGAGAGGAGCAGGAGTTCACTAAAACGCTGATGAACCCCATGCAGAGTGTGAGGAGCTCCCTGCAGGACACACTGGACATCTCCTCCGGCCTCAAGGACAAACACGAGCTCATCTCCCTCATCATCCGCAGCCATGGCACCAGGTTAAACCGACTTAAAAACGAGTACTTGAACATTTAG